In Entelurus aequoreus isolate RoL-2023_Sb linkage group LG13, RoL_Eaeq_v1.1, whole genome shotgun sequence, a genomic segment contains:
- the LOC133663698 gene encoding uncharacterized protein LOC133663698, translating into MVHTCVVAGCRNRRTPGTSLSFYRFPRDAERKQRWIAAVNRQGWLPNDGSRLCSTHFISGKQVKNPRSPDYVPSIFTAEMKEPGPPEAAADKQEARVEAANALLFLQRQGGSGPNESSPKEREGSASSSMSADDEDEDDESTSDGKDEAFARTSNLDDLLKALRRENQALRESVEKMSLSESSLRNDAEKVKFYTGLPNFFVLETVMLLLAPHMDAIRNMKLSKFQQLLLTLMRLRLDLRNQDLAYRFGVKVGTVVRTVHHMVNIMSSTLVPTAVFWPSRAELRKNLPVALRASCPDCAVIVDCFTVPCEGPVASGNKPQQGTAAACNVLNYLIGVAPQGVVTFVSRGILGNVSPRDLAESCGFLCKLLPGDVVLASRDLDISDAVAARGARFGTAQGSLAAGGAATDVQAHVERVVSMVRRRYAMLTGPVESPFASAAERTSNMSTFDKIVQVACALNNLCISAAPLE; encoded by the exons ATGGTTCATACGTGCGTGGTGGCCGGCTGCAGGAACCGAAGGACTCCCGGCACCAGCCTGTCCTTCTACCGCTTCCCCCGGGACGCCGAGAGAAAGCAGCGGTGGATAGCGGCCGTCAACCGCCAGGGTTGGCTGCCCAACGACGGCAGCCGGCTGTGCAGCACGCACTTCATCTCCg GTAAACAAGTGAAGAACCCTCGTTCTCCGGACTATGTTCCTTCCATCTTCACTGCTGAGATGAAGGAGCCCGGTCCACCGGAGGCCGCAGCAGACAAGCAGGAAGCCCGGGTGGAGGCAGCCAACGCCCTGTTGTTCCTGCAGCGCCAAGGCGGGTCCGGACCCAACGAGTCAAGTCCCAAGGAGCGCGAGGGCAGCGCGTCGTCCTCGATGAGCGCCGACGACGAGGACGAAGACGACGAGTCCACGAGCGACGGTAAGGACGAGGCATTCGCCCGGACCTCCAACTTGGACGACCTCCTCAAGGCGTTGAGGCGCGAGAACCAAGCGCTGAGGGAGTCGGTGGAAAAGATGTCCTTGTCGGAGAGCTCCCTGAGGAACGACGCCGAGAAGGTGAAGTTTTACACGGGCTTGCCCAACTTCTTCGTGCTGGAGACGGTCATGCTGCTCCTGGCGCCGCACATGGACGCCATCAGGAACATGAAGCTCTCCAAGTTCCAGCAGCTCCTGCTCACGCTCATGCGTCTCCGCCTGGACCTGCGCAACCAGGACCTGGCCTACCGCTTTGGCGTGAAGGTGGGCACCGTGGTCAGGACGGTGCATCACATGGTCAACATCATGTCTTCCACCCTGGTGCCCACCGCCGTCTTCTGGCCCTCGCGAGCCGAGCTGAGGAAAAACCTTCCGGTGGCCCTGCGCGCCTCCTGCCCGGACTGCGCCGTCATCGTGGACTGCTTCACCGTGCCTTGCGAGGGCCCGGTTGCCAGCGGCAACAAGCCCCAGCAGGGGACGGCGGCCGCTTGTAACGTCTTGAACTACCTGATCGGCGTGGCCCCCCAGGGCGTGGTCACCTTCGTCTCCAGGGGCATCCTGGGAAACGTCAGCCCTCGCGATCTAGCAGAGAGCTGCGGCTTTCTGTGCAAGCTCCTCCCGGGCGACGTGGTCTTGGCCAGCCGGGACTTGGACATTTCCGACGCCGTGGCCGCCCGCGGCGCCCGCTTCGGGACGGCGCAGGGCTCCCTGGCGGCGGGCGGCGCCGCGACGGACGTGCAGGCCCACGTGGAGCGGGTAGTGTCCATGGTGCGGCGGCGGTACGCCATGCTCACCGGGCCCGTGGAGAGTCCCTTCGCCTCGGCCGCCGAGCGCACGTCCAACATGTCCACCTTTGACAAGATCGTGCAGGTGGCTTGTGCCTTAAACAACCTCTGCATCTCCGCCGCGCCGCTCGAGTGA